A stretch of Chanodichthys erythropterus isolate Z2021 chromosome 20, ASM2448905v1, whole genome shotgun sequence DNA encodes these proteins:
- the sars1 gene encoding serine--tRNA ligase, cytoplasmic — translation MVLDLDLFRTDKGGDPEIVRETQRKRFKDVSLVDKLVQADTEWRKCRFTADNLNKAKNLCSKAIGEKMKKKEPVGDDDTLPEEVQNLEALTGDTLSPLTVTQIKKVRLLVDEAVQKTDSDRLKLEAERFEYLREIGNLLHPSVPISNDEDADNKVERTWGDCTVQKKYSHVDLVVMVDGYEGEKGAIVAGSRGYFLKGPLVFLEQALINYALRILYSKNYNLLYTPFFMRKEVMQEVAQLSQFDEELYKVIGKGSEKSDDNTVDEKYLIATSEQPIAAFLRDEWLKPEDLPIRYAGLSTCFRQEVGSHGRDTRGIFRVHQFEKIEQFVYASPHDGKSWEMFDEMIGTAEEFYQSLGIPYRIVNIVSGALNHAASKKLDLEAWFPGSQAFRELVSCSNCTDYQARRLRIRYGQTKKMMDKAEFVHMLNATMCATTRVICAILENFQTEEGIVIPEPLKAFMPPGLTEMIKFVKPAPIDLEATKKQKKQQEGGKKKKQGGDADIENKVENMSVNDS, via the exons ATGGTGCTCGATTTAGACCTGTTTCGCACTGACAAAGGCGGCGATCCTGAAATCGTTCGGGAAACCCAGAGGAAACGGTTCAAGGATGTGTCTCTGGTGGACAAACTGGTCCAGGCGGATACAGAATGGAGGAAAT GTCGCTTCACCGCGGATAACCTAAACAAGGCCAAGAATCTGTGCAGCAAAGCCATTGGTGAAAAGATGAAG AAGAAAGAGCCAGTTGGTGATGATGACACTCTTCCAGAAGAGGTTCAGAATCTGGAAGCCCTCACTGGAGATACGTTATCA CCCCTCACAGTGACTCAGATTAAGAAGGTGCGGTTACTGGTGGACGAGGCTGTGCAGAAGACAGACAGCGATCGTCTAAAGCTGGAGGCGGAGCGCTTTGAGTACCTGAGAGAGATCGGCAACCTCCTGCATCCCTCTGTTCCCATCAGCAACGATGAG GATGCTGATAATAAGGTGGAACGCACCTGGGGTGACTGCACAGTGCAGAAGAAGTACTCTCACGTGGACCTGGTTGTCATGGTGGATGGATATGAAGGGGAAAAAGGAGCCATTGTGGCTGGAAGCAGAGGATACTTCCTAAAG GGGCCTTTAGTTTTCTTGGAGCAGGCTTTAATTAACTACGCACTGCGGATCCTGTACAGCAAGAACTACAACCTGCTATACACACCCTTCTTCATGAGGAAAGAAGTCATGCAGGAGGTCGCTCAGCTCAGCCAGTTCGATGAGGAGCTCTATAAG GTGATCGGGAAGGGGAGCGAGAAGTCTGACGACAATACAGTAGATGAAAAGTATTTGATTGCAACATCGGAGCAGCCAATCGCTGCTTTCCTGAGAGATGAGTGGCTGAAGCCAGAGGATCTCCCCATCCGCTATGCCGGCTTGTCCACCTGCTTCAGACAGGAAGTGGGCTCTCACGGCAGAGACACACGTGGGATCTTCAGAGTCCATCAGTTTGAGAAG ATCGAGCAGTTTGTGTACGCCTCTCCTCATGACGGCAAGTCCTGGGAGATGTTTGATGAGATGATTGGAACTGCTGAAGAATTTTATCAGTCGTTAGGAATCCCTTACCGCATCGTCAACATTGTGTCAG GTGCTTTGAACCACGCAGCTAGTAAAAAGCTGGATTTAGAGGCTTGGTTCCCAGGCTCCCAGGCTTTTAGAGAGCTTGTGTCATGTTCAAACTGCACAGATTACCAGGCTCGCCGCTTGCGTATTCGCTACGGGCAGACTAAGAAAATGATGGACAAG GCTGAGTTTGTGCACATGCTAAATGCCACCATGTGCGCGACCACTCGCGTTATCTGTGCAATCCTGGAGAACTTCCAGACAGAGGAAGGCATTGTTATTCCAGAACCTCTCAAGGCATTCATGCCTCCAG GTTTAACAGAAATGATCAAGTTTGTGAAGCCAGCCCCTATTGACCTGGAGGCAACCAAGAAGCAGAAGAAACAGCAGGAAGGAGGGAAGAAGAAGAAACAGGGCGGTGACGCTGATATAGAGAACAAAGTAGAGAACATGTCTGTCAATGACTCTTAG